One region of Campylobacter concisus genomic DNA includes:
- the argH gene encoding argininosuccinate lyase, whose protein sequence is MKKDENAHKKMWEGRFSEASSKLLEEFNASINFDKNLFEEDIAGSKAHAKMLGICGILKKNESEAIIKGLDEVLSEIRAGKFEFKLEDEDIHMAVEKRLSQIIGAELGGRLHTARSRNDQVALDFKFYVLKKNLEISSLIKELIATLTNLAKNHKDTLMPGYTHLQHAQPVSLSYHLLAYAFMFKRDFERFVSSYERNNLSPLGSAALAGTPHKIDRSIVASELGFAGCTQNAMDSVSDRDYALEILFNISVFMTHASRLCEELILWSSQEFGFVSISDAYSTGSSIMPQKKNPDVAELIRGKTGRVNGNLVALLTTMKGLPLAYNKDMQEDKEGVFGSVATILSSATILNEMIKTAKFNEKNMLKATKTGHLSATDLADYLVREKNIPFRTAHFITGKAVAKAESLGLDLSELNEEQLKSVDENLDENAIKFLDLHASKEARTSKGGTANKSVDEQIEILDYWLKKKEL, encoded by the coding sequence ATGAAAAAAGATGAAAACGCACATAAAAAGATGTGGGAGGGTAGATTTAGCGAGGCTAGCTCGAAGCTGCTTGAGGAATTTAATGCTTCTATAAATTTTGATAAAAATCTTTTTGAAGAAGATATTGCCGGTAGTAAGGCTCACGCAAAGATGCTTGGAATTTGTGGAATTTTGAAAAAAAATGAGTCAGAGGCGATCATAAAGGGGCTTGATGAGGTTTTATCTGAGATAAGAGCAGGTAAATTTGAGTTTAAGTTAGAAGATGAAGATATACACATGGCAGTTGAGAAGCGACTTAGCCAGATCATCGGCGCCGAGCTTGGAGGCAGACTGCACACAGCTAGAAGTAGAAATGACCAAGTTGCGCTTGATTTTAAATTTTATGTTTTGAAGAAAAATTTAGAAATTTCTTCACTCATCAAAGAGCTCATCGCCACGCTTACAAATTTAGCCAAAAACCACAAAGATACGCTAATGCCAGGCTACACGCACCTTCAGCACGCCCAGCCAGTAAGCCTTAGCTACCATTTGCTAGCATACGCGTTTATGTTTAAGAGGGATTTTGAGCGATTTGTCAGCTCGTATGAGCGAAACAACCTAAGTCCGCTTGGCTCAGCAGCCCTTGCAGGCACGCCGCACAAGATAGATAGGAGTATCGTTGCAAGTGAGCTTGGCTTTGCAGGCTGCACGCAAAATGCGATGGATAGCGTGAGCGACCGCGACTATGCGCTGGAGATTTTATTTAACATTAGCGTTTTCATGACGCACGCTTCTAGACTTTGCGAGGAGCTCATACTCTGGAGCTCGCAGGAATTTGGCTTTGTAAGCATTAGTGACGCTTATAGCACGGGCAGCTCCATTATGCCTCAAAAGAAAAATCCAGACGTCGCTGAACTCATACGCGGCAAAACTGGGCGTGTAAATGGAAATTTAGTAGCGTTGCTAACTACGATGAAGGGCTTGCCACTTGCTTACAATAAAGATATGCAAGAAGATAAAGAGGGTGTTTTTGGTAGCGTTGCGACCATTTTAAGCTCGGCTACTATCCTAAATGAGATGATAAAAACGGCTAAATTTAATGAAAAAAATATGTTAAAAGCGACAAAAACAGGGCATCTAAGTGCAACTGATCTGGCGGACTATCTAGTGCGTGAGAAAAATATCCCATTTAGAACGGCGCACTTTATCACCGGCAAAGCTGTCGCAAAGGCTGAAAGCTTGGGGCTTGATCTAAGTGAGCTAAACGAAGAGCAGCTAAAAAGTGTCGATGAAAATTTGGACGAAAATGCCATTAAATTTCTAGATCTGCACGCTTCCAAAGAGGCTCGCACTTCAAAAGGCGGCACGGCAAATAAAAGCGTTGATGAGCAGATAGAAATTTTAGACTACTGGCTTAAGAAAAAAGAGTTATAA
- a CDS encoding histidine triad nucleotide-binding protein yields MTIFEKIVAGEIPCNKVLESEKFLAFNDINPKAPIHILIIPKKHYKNFQEMDPVLMGEMTKFIQEVATLMGVDKSGYRLITNCGENGGQEVMHLHFHLLGGAKLGWSEGVADPQSTF; encoded by the coding sequence ATGACCATATTTGAAAAGATCGTAGCTGGTGAAATCCCTTGCAACAAAGTGCTTGAAAGCGAGAAATTTCTAGCTTTTAACGACATAAATCCAAAAGCACCGATCCACATCCTAATCATCCCAAAAAAACACTATAAAAATTTCCAAGAGATGGATCCGGTTTTAATGGGAGAGATGACTAAATTTATCCAAGAAGTGGCGACCTTAATGGGCGTTGATAAGAGCGGATACCGCCTCATCACAAACTGCGGTGAAAACGGCGGTCAAGAGGTTATGCATCTACATTTTCACCTGCTTGGTGGAGCGAAGCTTGGCTGGAGCGAAGGCGTAGCTGATCCACAAAGCACATTTTAA
- a CDS encoding heavy-metal-associated domain-containing protein, translated as MKTFEANNIHCQNCANTIKNALEDDFGKIEVDLSKEPRQVRVDLKDSEVEKFKSEMADLGFDVIKEL; from the coding sequence ATGAAAACATTTGAAGCAAACAATATCCACTGCCAAAACTGCGCAAACACTATAAAAAACGCACTTGAAGATGACTTTGGCAAGATAGAAGTTGATCTTAGCAAAGAGCCAAGACAAGTTAGGGTTGATCTTAAAGATAGTGAAGTTGAAAAATTTAAATCTGAAATGGCTGATCTTGGATTTGACGTTATAAAGGAGCTTTGA
- the pheT gene encoding phenylalanine--tRNA ligase subunit beta produces the protein MIISKHWLNEWIDLSEVSGETLSKTLNSIGLEVDSYKEINLPKSIVVGYIKSREKHPDADKLSVCQVDVGGETLQIVCGAKNVEAGQFVPVALIGTTMPNGLEIKKAKLRGIESSGMICSSSELGLPKVNDGILPLDESIGKLKLGTSLSEFEVFKDTIIEVDVTANRGDCQNLHGIAREICAALDLNIKDSHEDDESENLLGIGRIASVRAEDKVNGSFLYKAFELKEGLYENLITRMRLALIECQKTNLVERLLEYATFCTGVLFRAYDHAKLVSEGEKAVFDIKNGENGECVVYCEDKNLGIAGIYQSDAARVDEKSKVILVEASYVKPDVVSKAIFENKNLPKGDQIYRSSRGSEPNLAYGADYLFRRLANFKDTLNLFAGSQQSLLNTEPITLSISLFELKNMIGQDIARNDVVKILKKLGFEIAVNVEQESFNVKVPLFRHDIVNSHDVCEEIVRIIGIDNIASKPLNFSEKNRLNKTYFDYKNALNLRRRAADNGFFESVHYVFDSLDELSELNFKPCKVKILNPINNELNTLRPTLVNHLLSSSEKNIKNSKRSVRLFELGEVFDEDANQGLNLGFVVSGLLKEPTLINGAKGEEANFYAFASMVQNVIGKFELKPCQGISYLSPYEQAHIYQNGENIGYIGRVDARVEAKRDLPRTYVCEIDFAKLKFEPILAVPYSKFQSTTRDLSLIVPENFEAGQIYECIRGLNLKELKEFLPVDIYKDAKLNGSISLSLKFTFQDMEKTLEDDDINALMDKILSELKEKLNIGIR, from the coding sequence ATGATAATTTCAAAGCATTGGTTAAACGAGTGGATCGACCTTAGCGAGGTTAGTGGCGAGACACTTTCAAAGACATTAAATTCTATTGGGCTAGAGGTTGATAGTTATAAAGAGATAAATTTACCAAAGAGTATTGTGGTTGGCTACATAAAAAGTAGAGAAAAGCACCCAGATGCCGATAAGCTAAGCGTTTGTCAAGTCGATGTTGGTGGAGAGACGCTTCAGATCGTGTGTGGGGCTAAAAACGTTGAAGCTGGCCAGTTTGTGCCAGTTGCACTTATTGGTACGACTATGCCAAATGGTCTTGAGATAAAAAAAGCAAAGCTAAGAGGTATCGAGTCAAGTGGCATGATCTGCTCTTCAAGTGAGCTGGGACTTCCAAAGGTGAATGATGGAATTTTACCACTTGATGAGAGCATCGGCAAGCTAAAACTTGGTACAAGCCTTAGTGAATTTGAGGTATTTAAAGATACGATAATCGAAGTTGATGTCACAGCAAACAGAGGCGATTGCCAAAATTTACATGGCATCGCAAGAGAAATTTGTGCAGCGCTTGATCTAAATATAAAAGATAGCCACGAAGACGATGAAAGCGAAAATTTACTAGGTATTGGCAGAATAGCTTCTGTGCGAGCAGAGGATAAAGTAAATGGGTCATTTTTGTATAAGGCTTTTGAGCTAAAAGAAGGACTATATGAAAATCTAATAACTCGCATGCGTCTAGCATTAATAGAGTGCCAAAAGACAAATTTAGTTGAGAGACTGCTTGAATACGCGACATTTTGCACGGGTGTTTTATTTAGAGCTTATGATCACGCTAAACTAGTAAGTGAAGGTGAAAAGGCTGTTTTTGATATAAAAAATGGTGAAAATGGCGAATGTGTCGTTTATTGTGAGGATAAAAATTTAGGCATTGCTGGAATTTACCAAAGTGACGCAGCAAGAGTAGATGAGAAGTCAAAAGTGATCCTAGTAGAAGCTAGCTACGTAAAGCCAGATGTTGTTTCAAAAGCTATTTTTGAAAATAAAAATTTACCAAAGGGTGATCAAATTTATCGCTCAAGTCGTGGTAGCGAGCCAAATTTAGCTTATGGAGCGGATTATTTATTTAGAAGACTTGCTAATTTTAAAGATACTCTAAATCTCTTTGCTGGCTCACAGCAGTCGCTTTTAAACACCGAGCCTATAACACTAAGCATCTCTCTTTTTGAGCTTAAAAATATGATCGGTCAAGATATTGCTAGAAATGACGTCGTTAAAATTTTAAAGAAACTTGGCTTTGAGATCGCAGTAAATGTTGAGCAAGAAAGCTTTAACGTAAAAGTGCCGTTATTTCGCCATGATATAGTAAATTCTCACGATGTTTGCGAGGAGATCGTAAGGATAATAGGCATAGATAATATCGCCTCAAAACCACTAAATTTCTCTGAGAAAAATAGGCTAAATAAGACATATTTTGACTATAAAAACGCCCTAAATTTAAGGCGTAGAGCAGCTGATAATGGCTTTTTTGAAAGCGTGCACTACGTATTTGACAGCCTTGATGAGCTTAGTGAGCTAAATTTTAAACCATGCAAAGTTAAGATATTAAATCCTATAAACAACGAGCTAAACACGCTTAGGCCGACGCTTGTTAATCACCTTCTAAGCTCAAGCGAGAAAAATATCAAAAACTCGAAACGCTCAGTTAGATTATTTGAACTTGGAGAAGTTTTTGATGAAGACGCAAATCAAGGCTTAAATTTAGGCTTTGTTGTGTCTGGACTTTTAAAAGAGCCAACACTGATAAACGGTGCAAAAGGCGAGGAGGCAAATTTCTACGCATTTGCATCGATGGTGCAAAATGTCATAGGTAAATTTGAGCTAAAACCTTGCCAGGGCATCTCATATCTTAGCCCATACGAGCAAGCACACATCTATCAAAATGGCGAAAATATCGGCTATATCGGTAGAGTTGACGCAAGAGTTGAGGCAAAGAGAGATCTGCCAAGAACATATGTTTGCGAGATTGATTTTGCTAAGCTTAAATTTGAGCCAATTTTGGCAGTGCCTTACTCTAAATTTCAAAGTACAACAAGGGATCTTAGCCTTATTGTGCCTGAAAATTTCGAGGCTGGACAAATTTATGAGTGCATAAGAGGGCTAAATCTAAAAGAGCTAAAAGAATTTTTACCAGTTGATATCTACAAAGATGCAAAGCTAAATGGCTCGATCAGTCTTAGTCTCAAATTTACATTCCAAGATATGGAAAAAACGCTTGAGGATGATGATATAAATGCACTTATGGATAAAATTTTAAGCGAGCTAAAAGAGAAACTAAATATCGGAATAAGATGA
- a CDS encoding heavy metal translocating P-type ATPase produces MPLKVKLNIAGMSCVNCSNAIEKVSKKIDGVLEANVNFANASGEFVLKDASVREVLEQKIKKLGYFVATNIDEFEAKRDEHITAIRNKFIFAFLASMVIMALEMFVRPSVVVNLAILALGFLVLAFSGKDFFAHAIEAVKNKNYDMNVLVALGSGSAFLYSLFAVIFSDFIPDDLKNVYVSGAAMIIAFVLLGKYLEERSKAKAGDYLKTLLKISPKTAFLVMPDGHSKEVNVNELKVGDIVIVKNGYNIPSDGVIVQGGAEIDASMLTGESLPVYKEVGDGVFAGTLNTNGYISVKVTKSSYESLLSQILNLLSDASSKKMPIGRLADKIANIFVSSVVATSVLTFLIWIIFSGNFAYAISSAICVLIISCPCALGLATPIAIVSSLARGAKAGILVKNPEVLELIKDAKFVAFDKTGTLSKGQISVKSSNLSEQDLALIASAENLSEHLISKAIVRYAKQKCIDLQKLNGKFQNVVGQGIIYEDENNQIIIGNEKLLLENEVSLNPDESNAIKEATNDGSGVILCAINKKFVGFLTLSDELKDEASDVINELTSLNLQSVILSGDDEKVVASIAKKLNVSKYHANMLPEDKFNEIKELTNHGGVIFVGDGVNDSPSLKEASVGIAMNSGSDIAKGAGDIVLIKNDLRGVTGLVRLANATMANIKENLFWAFMYNAICIPVAAGVFYPVFGLLLSPVYGSMAMCLSSVTVVLNALRLRYLRLKD; encoded by the coding sequence ATGCCTTTAAAAGTCAAGCTAAATATAGCGGGAATGAGCTGCGTAAATTGCTCAAACGCTATCGAGAAAGTTTCTAAAAAGATAGATGGGGTGCTTGAAGCAAATGTAAATTTTGCAAATGCAAGCGGCGAATTTGTCCTAAAAGACGCTAGCGTGCGTGAAGTTTTAGAGCAAAAGATAAAGAAGCTTGGCTATTTTGTGGCGACAAATATTGATGAATTTGAAGCCAAAAGAGACGAGCATATAACTGCGATCAGAAATAAATTTATATTTGCATTTCTAGCGAGCATGGTCATCATGGCGCTTGAGATGTTTGTAAGGCCTAGCGTGGTTGTAAATTTAGCCATTTTAGCGCTTGGCTTTTTGGTGCTAGCTTTTAGTGGCAAAGACTTCTTTGCTCACGCCATAGAGGCTGTTAAAAACAAAAACTACGATATGAACGTGCTTGTAGCTCTTGGAAGCGGCAGTGCATTTTTATACTCGCTTTTTGCTGTGATCTTTTCAGATTTCATCCCAGATGATCTAAAAAATGTCTATGTCTCGGGCGCAGCGATGATAATAGCCTTTGTTTTGCTAGGTAAGTATCTTGAAGAGCGCTCAAAGGCAAAGGCAGGCGACTACCTAAAGACGCTACTTAAAATTTCTCCAAAAACCGCCTTTTTGGTCATGCCAGATGGACATAGTAAAGAGGTAAATGTAAATGAGCTAAAAGTAGGCGACATCGTCATCGTAAAAAATGGCTACAACATCCCAAGTGATGGCGTGATAGTTCAAGGTGGCGCTGAGATAGATGCTTCTATGCTTACAGGAGAGAGCTTGCCAGTTTATAAAGAGGTGGGAGATGGCGTATTTGCCGGCACTCTAAACACAAATGGCTACATAAGCGTCAAGGTGACAAAGAGCTCTTACGAGAGCTTGCTATCTCAAATTTTAAACCTACTAAGCGACGCTAGCTCTAAAAAGATGCCTATCGGACGGCTGGCTGACAAGATAGCAAACATCTTTGTGTCAAGTGTCGTGGCGACCTCAGTTCTTACATTTTTAATATGGATAATTTTTAGTGGAAATTTCGCCTATGCGATCTCTAGCGCGATCTGCGTTTTAATAATCTCATGTCCATGCGCTCTTGGACTTGCTACGCCAATAGCAATAGTAAGCTCGCTTGCACGCGGTGCAAAAGCTGGAATTTTAGTAAAAAATCCAGAAGTTTTAGAGCTAATAAAAGATGCTAAATTTGTAGCTTTTGACAAAACCGGCACACTTAGTAAAGGGCAAATCAGCGTCAAAAGCTCAAATTTAAGCGAGCAAGATTTAGCTCTTATCGCTTCTGCTGAAAATTTAAGTGAGCATCTCATCTCAAAAGCTATCGTTAGATATGCAAAGCAAAAATGTATAGATTTACAAAAGCTAAATGGAAAATTTCAAAATGTTGTCGGGCAAGGCATCATCTATGAGGATGAGAATAATCAGATAATAATCGGAAACGAAAAGCTGCTTTTGGAAAATGAAGTAAGTTTAAATCCGGATGAAAGTAACGCTATAAAAGAGGCTACAAACGATGGAAGCGGCGTCATACTTTGTGCTATAAATAAAAAATTTGTTGGTTTTTTAACGCTTAGTGATGAGCTAAAAGACGAGGCAAGCGATGTTATAAACGAGCTTACAAGTCTAAATTTACAAAGTGTGATCCTTTCAGGCGATGATGAGAAGGTGGTTGCAAGTATTGCCAAGAAGCTAAATGTGAGTAAATATCACGCAAATATGCTGCCTGAAGATAAATTTAATGAGATAAAAGAGCTTACAAATCATGGTGGCGTTATCTTTGTTGGAGATGGCGTAAACGACTCACCATCACTTAAAGAAGCAAGTGTTGGTATCGCTATGAACTCGGGCTCAGATATAGCAAAAGGTGCTGGAGATATCGTGCTTATTAAAAATGATTTGCGTGGAGTGACTGGACTAGTTAGATTAGCAAATGCTACTATGGCAAACATAAAAGAAAATTTATTTTGGGCGTTTATGTATAACGCGATTTGTATCCCGGTGGCTGCAGGCGTATTTTATCCAGTCTTTGGGCTACTTTTAAGCCCAGTTTATGGCTCAATGGCGATGTGTCTTAGCTCTGTTACTGTTGTTTTAAACGCACTTAGACTTAGATATCTACGACTTAAGGATTAA
- the pheS gene encoding phenylalanine--tRNA ligase subunit alpha → MQDFVNKIKNEISTLDDLEKVRVEIFGKKGILAQGFAKLKELGEDEKKEFAANLNKQRDELGALIEAKKAELSEQEIDNKMKKEAADITLFNEPVASGALHPVMATMDKIIEYFLALNFSLETGPLIEDDFHNFEALNLPKYHPARDMQDTFYLDDFRLLRTHTSPVQVRTMLNQKPPIRMIAPGTVFRRDMDLTHTPMFHQVEGLVVEDAEKVSFANLKSMLEGFLKHMFGDVEVRFRPSFFPFTEPSAEVDISCIFCHGKGCRVCKQTTWLEVLGCGVVDPNVFKAVGYKNVSGYAFGLGVERFAMLLHRVPDLRSLFEGDLRLLEQFK, encoded by the coding sequence TTGCAAGATTTCGTTAATAAAATCAAAAATGAAATTTCAACGCTTGATGATTTGGAAAAAGTCAGGGTAGAAATTTTTGGCAAAAAGGGCATCTTGGCGCAAGGCTTTGCAAAGCTAAAAGAGCTTGGTGAAGATGAGAAAAAGGAATTTGCAGCAAATTTAAACAAGCAAAGAGATGAGCTTGGCGCGCTAATAGAAGCTAAAAAGGCTGAGCTTAGCGAGCAAGAGATAGATAACAAGATGAAAAAAGAGGCCGCTGATATCACGCTATTTAATGAGCCTGTTGCTAGCGGGGCACTTCATCCTGTGATGGCTACGATGGATAAGATAATTGAATACTTTTTGGCTCTAAATTTCTCGCTCGAGACCGGACCACTAATAGAAGATGATTTTCACAACTTTGAGGCGCTAAATTTACCAAAATACCACCCAGCAAGAGATATGCAAGATACATTTTACCTAGATGATTTTAGACTTTTAAGGACGCATACGAGTCCAGTTCAGGTGCGAACTATGCTAAATCAAAAGCCGCCTATTCGCATGATAGCGCCAGGTACTGTCTTTAGACGTGATATGGATTTAACGCATACACCGATGTTTCACCAGGTCGAGGGCCTTGTGGTGGAGGATGCTGAGAAAGTTAGCTTTGCAAATTTAAAATCAATGCTTGAGGGCTTTTTAAAGCATATGTTCGGCGACGTTGAAGTGCGTTTTCGCCCTAGCTTCTTTCCATTTACGGAGCCTAGCGCAGAGGTTGATATTAGTTGTATATTCTGCCACGGCAAGGGCTGCAGAGTGTGCAAGCAGACTACTTGGCTTGAGGTACTTGGATGCGGCGTCGTCGATCCAAACGTATTTAAGGCGGTTGGCTATAAAAACGTAAGCGGATATGCCTTTGGCCTTGGCGTTGAGAGATTTGCGATGTTGCTTCATAGAGTGCCTGATCTAAGGTCGCTTTTTGAGGGAGATTTAAGATTGTTGGAGCAGTTTAAATGA
- a CDS encoding GNAT family N-acetyltransferase yields MIKNAQKQDAKICIKLLNLAMEDIAYKLSGYDDPTKSDEILEKFFKSETNRLSYKNVFVYKHNEEIIAAMCAYFGGDVEQLDREISQHLMALGKDDKVEKECFDDEFYIDSIAVDENFRGQGLAKELIRHSFVKAKELGHKKVSLIVDTNKPKVRKFYESLGFKFNVKKVVNLHEYDHMIKEII; encoded by the coding sequence ATGATAAAAAATGCTCAAAAACAAGATGCAAAAATCTGCATAAAACTACTAAATTTAGCGATGGAGGATATCGCCTACAAGCTAAGTGGCTACGACGATCCTACAAAAAGCGATGAAATTTTAGAGAAATTTTTTAAAAGCGAGACAAATAGACTTAGCTATAAAAATGTCTTTGTTTATAAGCATAACGAGGAAATTATAGCTGCTATGTGTGCTTACTTTGGTGGCGACGTGGAGCAACTTGATAGAGAAATTTCACAGCATTTAATGGCTCTTGGCAAAGATGACAAGGTAGAAAAAGAGTGTTTTGACGATGAGTTTTATATAGATAGTATCGCTGTTGATGAAAATTTTAGAGGCCAAGGGCTTGCAAAAGAGCTCATAAGGCATTCGTTTGTCAAGGCAAAAGAGCTAGGGCATAAAAAGGTTTCATTAATAGTAGATACAAATAAGCCAAAAGTTCGTAAATTTTACGAGAGTTTGGGTTTTAAATTTAATGTCAAGAAAGTTGTAAATTTACATGAATACGACCATATGATAAAGGAGATAATATGA
- a CDS encoding YebC/PmpR family DNA-binding transcriptional regulator translates to MGRAFEYRRAAKEARWDKMSKVFPKLAKAITVAAKDGGCDPDMNPKLRAAIAAAKAENMPKDNIDAAIKRANGKDSADIKTIFYDGKAAHGVQIIVECATDNPTRTVANVKAIFSKNGGEILPSGSLSFMFTRKSVFELEKPSADIEEIELELIDYGLSDIEADDETLFVYGDYANFGTLHEGIEKLNLVVKKASLQYLPNQTVNLSEEQMLEVEKLLDKLEDDDDVQAVYTNIE, encoded by the coding sequence ATGGGACGAGCATTTGAGTACCGAAGAGCAGCAAAAGAAGCTAGATGGGATAAGATGAGTAAGGTATTTCCAAAACTTGCAAAGGCTATAACAGTAGCGGCAAAAGATGGCGGATGTGATCCGGATATGAACCCTAAACTTCGCGCAGCTATCGCAGCGGCAAAAGCTGAAAATATGCCAAAAGATAACATCGATGCAGCTATAAAAAGAGCAAATGGCAAAGATAGCGCCGATATTAAGACTATTTTTTATGACGGCAAAGCAGCTCACGGTGTACAGATCATCGTTGAGTGTGCGACCGACAATCCAACAAGAACGGTTGCCAATGTTAAAGCGATATTTAGCAAAAATGGTGGAGAAATTTTACCAAGTGGCAGCCTTAGCTTTATGTTTACAAGAAAGAGTGTTTTTGAGCTTGAAAAGCCAAGCGCAGATATCGAAGAGATCGAGCTTGAACTAATAGATTATGGTCTAAGCGATATCGAGGCTGACGATGAGACGTTATTTGTTTATGGCGATTACGCAAATTTTGGCACACTTCATGAAGGCATAGAGAAGCTAAATTTAGTAGTTAAAAAAGCTTCACTTCAATACTTACCAAATCAAACCGTGAATCTAAGCGAAGAGCAAATGCTTGAGGTTGAGAAACTTCTTGATAAGCTAGAAGACGATGATGACGTTCAAGCGGTTTATACAAATATCGAATAA
- a CDS encoding CZB domain-containing protein, with protein sequence MKLNGYRGVLLNEFNKIQDVHECRFGKWYEKDVKNTLVKDAKILSSIAAHHENVHHGLEKAMVIFADKDKGNLPGVEILKDVENSSKVGFEELLEAIKSARK encoded by the coding sequence ATGAAGCTAAATGGATATAGAGGCGTGCTTTTAAATGAATTTAATAAAATTCAAGATGTTCATGAGTGTAGATTTGGCAAATGGTATGAAAAAGATGTGAAAAATACTCTTGTAAAAGATGCCAAAATTCTCTCAAGTATCGCAGCTCATCATGAAAATGTTCATCATGGACTAGAAAAAGCGATGGTTATTTTTGCTGATAAAGATAAAGGAAATCTACCTGGCGTTGAAATATTAAAAGATGTCGAAAACTCAAGTAAAGTAGGTTTTGAAGAGTTGCTTGAAGCTATTAAGTCTGCAAGAAAATAA
- a CDS encoding oxidoreductase: MKLGELYSVVAAALAANFSGILDVSSFMRIKKTNAWITQTNNETNKKGNELYAKFIKDESSAALCDDFVILKSKFEASYYFSSAKDDLVQFYKAINFQPKIGEVDSISNQLILIANILKSKASKESMKLLAAFSVSFFLPYAKQLSKDIQKDATSNFYKSMGYFLEDFCLVLETIIGKA, encoded by the coding sequence TTGAAACTTGGAGAACTTTATAGCGTTGTAGCGGCTGCGCTTGCTGCAAATTTTAGTGGTATTTTGGATGTTTCATCTTTTATGCGTATCAAAAAGACAAATGCGTGGATAACGCAGACAAATAACGAAACAAATAAAAAAGGTAACGAGCTTTATGCCAAATTTATCAAAGATGAAAGTAGTGCTGCTTTATGTGACGATTTTGTCATTTTAAAGTCAAAATTTGAGGCAAGCTACTATTTTTCTTCTGCAAAAGATGATCTAGTTCAATTTTATAAGGCTATAAATTTTCAGCCAAAAATTGGCGAGGTTGATAGCATCTCAAATCAGCTAATTTTAATAGCAAATATTTTAAAAAGCAAAGCATCTAAGGAGTCTATGAAACTTCTTGCAGCTTTTAGTGTCTCATTTTTCTTGCCTTATGCTAAACAGCTTTCAAAAGATATCCAAAAAGACGCAACTAGCAATTTTTATAAATCAATGGGATATTTTTTAGAGGATTTTTGCCTAGTTTTAGAAACTATTATTGGTAAGGCTTAG